In Juglans regia cultivar Chandler chromosome 13, Walnut 2.0, whole genome shotgun sequence, the DNA window aaattaagaaaatgccAGTTATGAGGTCCTGAGAGGCTACATGGTCAAGTAGAGCAGGTGAGAAACAATGGCAAATACCATTtcccacttaaaaaaaaaaacaaaaaacaaaaaaaaaaacaaaaaaaaaataccatttccCACTTGCCAATCCTGGCAACTTATTTTTATCGATATGATGTTGCAGTCTGCAGATAGGTCAAGGGAGGAAAGGATCAACGCGAGAATTTAGTACGTACTGTCAATTCTAGAAGGGAAATTGAGTTTATGAACCGATCAATGTTGGAGTACTCTGGATCATTCCGAATCCACGTCCTTTGCCgtcacaatatatttctttattatgactatagatattttttgatttaaaataggataatgttagatacaaattttaaatagataaattttatgtaaattttttataaaaaaataagttctactaaaaaataatattatttttttaatacaaaatttactttttttataaaaaatttgtacgaaacgtatttatttaaaatttgtataaatgaTTCCTAATGAGGACGCAGTTGTTGGTTCTGTTGGGAAgcgattaagtaatgattagtaTCCACCAGCGAAAACTATAGCGTCCATCATGTAcataatacattttattttgacttGGCCAAAACAACACATTAGAACTGCATTCAGTAGTCCATGATCAATTTGGAAGTGGTCGAATTTTGGTTGCGGTTTTCAACATCATGTGTGCAGTTGTTAGAGAAaagatcaacaaaataaaagccTGATTAATTATAACTACTCAAGCTTTACCGTGCAAGCAAAAACATAGACTGGTTCAGTGGCTTTTCCCTCTATAAATAGATCACAAGTTTCCATGCAACGTATCTCTCAACCCTCACCCGACCAATACTACacaaaatttttactaaaagttaGAGACAGCCTCCAACATGATGAAAGGTAGTGTTCTCATGTACCTGCAGCTTGCAACTGTGGCCTTGTTGGCTTTGGCTTGCTCTCTCGCCTTTGCCTCCGACCCTAGTCCTCTTCAAGACTTCTGTGTTGCAGTCGACAAGTACGATTCTGCTGGTATGAACACAGTCTTATTACTACATTCTTTTGGGAATCATTTTAAGCATCTATACTGATTTCCTTATATGTAATTATGCTAGGAGACGATATTAACTGCATAACATGATACTTTCAATTATAATGGAAGTTCTACTGTTCCTTCGTGATAGTAACGAACTTTTTTTTCTACATGCAGTATTTGTAAATGGAAAGTTTTGCAAGGATCCAAAGGATGTCAAAGCTGAAGACTTCTTCCGCCCGGGGTTAAATGTTGCCGGAGACACCTCAGGTCGACAGGGGTCGAATGTCACCGCCGTTACTGTGAATGAATTACCAGGCCTCAACACCCTAGGCATATCATTGGCTCGCATTGACTTTGCACCATACGGCCAGAATCCTCCACACACACATCCTCGTGGCACTGAAGTTCTATTTGTCTTGGAGGGTACTTTGTACGTTGGCTTTGTCACCTCTAACGGAGATGGAAACCGTCTCTTCACCAAAGTTCTAAATGCTGGAGATGTCTTTGTATTCCCAGTTGGTCTCGTTCACTTCCAGCTCAATATCGGAAAATCCAATGCCATTGCCTTTGCCGGTCTCAGCAGCCAGAATCCGGGGGTTATCACCATAGCTGATGCAGTCTTCGGATCTGAGCCTCCCATCAATCCCGATGTTCTCTCCAAGGCCTTCCAAGTAGACAAGAATCTGGTTGAATATCTTCAAAAACTGTTctgaaaatagaaatatataaaataataaccaCATTAATGaaccattaattaaataattcgaataaactgaaattttccatatatgtttcctttattgtaatttcatttgaataattataacGAAATACGACAGTTCCTTACGTATTGTCTCATTTCCTTAATTTCTCTATTTGAGTTGTGGCATGGTACGCTCGATGTAAAAGGAATGAGTATTGTAGTAATTCTgatcaagaaattaatttaCCTGTTATAGTGCATTGAtctattatgttttaatttttttgttttaggaaaaaCAATGGATAGAGATATTACTTAGGATTCGCTAATATCCGCTCAAGTGTAGAGCAAATTGGATCTGGTTATTTGCCCTAGTAATTAACATTGGCTCTGAAAAACGTGTACACCCAAGTAGTCGACCACCATTCATCTCAAAGGAACGTTCTAAgaccgaaaaaataaaaaaaaataaaagataaatgttGTACTGcgttgacctcctatataaaaattagccTAGAAGGTCAAGTCAATGTAGTGAAGTGAATACGactctaataaattataatatatacaatttgtataaatatatatttatatataatgtgggGGTGCAGGCTGGGATTGGCTCCAGCCCGCCCCCGCTGAAGGCCCAGATGCAGGATAGGTTGCCCCATCATCCGCATCTAACGGACGGAGGTATGCCCATGCAGAGGTGGGGCGGACGGGGGTGGGGTGTGAGGCCCCGCTACCCAACCCAAATCCCAGTCAACGTTGGATAATGAGCAAGTGCAGGGCTCGAAAGAAGGCTTCGTAGTTTAGAATCTCATATTTTGAAATTACCAGAAGTCGCTTGAATTGAATTTCAGTTTTTGTTATCCCAAATTGAATCTTTCATTCAATCAGGAGCAGGAGGTGGTTAAGCTAAAGAAACAACTTAATGAATTCGTCGAGGAGAGGCGTGGGTGGGCAACTGTCACTTCACAACTacttaattatgttttttgttattttgttgtcTTTACCATGCCTAAGTTTGTTGGGCTCATCTTCCAGATGGCTGGAAGAAATTGATCAAAAGCAGGCTGAAATGGTAGCGGCCCAAATCGCATTGGAAAAACTTTTACACTTCTCAACTCTGAACAGAGACTTAACCCTATCCATACATCCCTTCAAACCAGCAACTGTTATTGCACCATGGAAGAAATTGACAAGTTTCTAAATCAAGTGATTCTCTTCGCGTGAACAGTAAAGATTTTTTGACTGATTCCTTAACATATTGCCTGTATCccaagaatttttcatatatcttaGTGCATTCACATCCCATTTCTTatgaatttttctaaattttagctaaaaaaccacaattcttaaaattttatcctaaattttactaatatttcaaaaactcCTACATCTTATTCCCCATactttctctattatattaaaataatctttttctttttttttttttaaaaaaaattattttctctcactttcattcACAATTTTAACAACTCACTCTTTTGTCTTTATCCTTATGTTAAGCAATATCACATTGTACGTAAATTTTAAACATgaagctgatttttttttatatcccgGGCATGAGAATAGTTTTggaattattatagttttaaaaataataaatattcatattttccAATGGTATTTTATTTGCAATGGATAAATAAAAAGCACGATTATGGTTTTCGCCCAGATCTAATGGTGATCGAAATGATTTAAGCTTTAGGCACACCCAAACGaaacaaatagataaatatgctTTTTTCACACGTTAAGATAAATTACACACTTCATAAACTATAAATTCATTCTCAATAACTGAAATAGTTAATGAAAAGAGAACGtgtatattcataatattttctcaattctaTGTACAAGTACTACTATTGCCCATACTCCAACCCCAAAAGCTCATTATATGTGCCCACAATAAAACTATATTGTAATTACAAGTGCTGAAACTGCCCATACACTGACCCCAAAAGTTTAGTACATGTCACCATAAGATTAATctgaaatttctaaaataaattgtCAAAACAAACAAGCATGACATCGAAATTGCTATAATGAAACTGGTTTTCTCTAGTTTTCTCTTATGCCTCTCTTGAACAATTTCTAGTCGAGGTCGACTGATTTGGATATCCATtgatgtttgtattttttaaagttcGATTTTTAATCAGTTAATTGTCTTTTGGTCATATGCTAATATTTCTGGATTATACCAACAGAAAAACTCATAAGGCTGCCCAACCTACAAAATTGACCAATACTGAAATATGTGGAACAAGACTACCAACACATATAAGCAAATAAGACCACCAACAAATGAAAAGTACTTCATAGTTTTGGCAACCGAAAAATCGGCCCCCCTCATTATTATTTGTATGAATAGTTCTTCGACATGctttaatacaataataatatactgggtactcATTTTGACGATAGTTTGCTAAGCGTGAGATATTCCTAGTGCTGCTACGTGACCCAAGAATTGGATAGTgttatcttttgttttgcttaaAGTGTGTACACAAACAGTGACCATATTTAGTACAAACTATATTCCAAAGATTTTTACTATAATTCACAAAACTTTGATTGGTTGACAATGTCTTCAATGGCTATAACAATTAATTGTCAATATTCATTGGCCATCCGAGTTACCCTTTCATGGAGTTTTGCCTATTTCCGTTGTCTACACTTAGGTTTCCCTTGGGGAACCCCCAAAAATATCCAAACAATTAATCCAAGAAAGTGGCTCAAGAAAGGAGTGGTAAAACATAAGAAGTGACAACATCCTCCATGGCTGCAACAATCAGTTACCAGTAGTGATTAGTCATTTGGGTTACCCTCCCATAGAGTATGTGCTAAATTTTCCGTGTCCACACTCAACTTTGTTATCATCACAGCCGAGGGGGATACACAATCAAAAtcaaactaaaaaagaaaaataaaataccaaagtAGCATGTTTAATCAGCTAAACAACCTTTATCTAAATTGTTAAACAGGATAAGTCATCGGATAACTTTGAGAATAACATGctaaaattttaaacacaaCTGAATAACAAAGAGATGAAACTAATCCAACCAACAAAACTGAATAGCTGAACATAAAAAATGGCAAAGTAATCCAACCAACAAAACTAAATAGCATGCCTAAATCACAGCAGAACAACAAAAATTACAGAAAAacacaaattacaaaacaatattataaaaattgagAGAAGAGGCTCATAATGGATTTTTAATTCAGGCATAGGTAAGCACATAACACAATTCGAATGACTGCCAAACGATTGCCTTTGtgaaactttcacaaaaaaaatgacCACACGGGTTACTCTGCCATTTCTAGCTCGCCTCATTCACAGAAGTTgtgattttacatatttatcatattcaatTTAACCATCATCATAGCCTAATTACATTACACATACAGTCCCAACGACAACCATTACATATCAACAATTAAAGCTGCAAAGAACAAAGCAATGACAgtgagaaaaaacaaataaggaaTCAACAACAAGAACCAGAAAGTCAACAACTGGTGAAGCCAACTATCACATCAATAGGAGAGCAAAACCAAGTGTCAGCTTGcccaaacaaaaatcaaagaagcatatcacacaaaattgaaaaatattgtttccttattcaattttaactttgaagtttataaaaagTTACTAAAGTTtacaattcacaaaaacttaatcATAGTAGAAATGGCAAGCTTGCTTGAATAAATTACCTAACATTTatccaaaaagaaaaccaaattaGCAGTGTTTTGAAATGGCAAAGTCACTGACAGTGATCTTCAGCACATAAAGCATGTGTAATTATTCATAGAATCAAATGGCAAGATCACTTgaataaattacaaaacattTATCCAAACATAAATCAAAGATCTAGTACTTTGAAATGGCAAGGTCACTGACAGTGAAACTAAGCACATAAGCATGAGAAAATCTTCATAGTACCAAATGACAAGTTAGATTGAATAAACccaagaaattatacaaaacatGAATTTCACAAGCAGTAGAATCAAATGGCAAGTGACGTGGGAATTTAATTCACACATTTTCTTATGTTTAATTGTTCAAGATTCAATTACTTTGCACGATTCTTAGCTTGTTTGTCtagaattttagttttattttatattaatttaattcttgAGAATTCTTGGTATTTTTCAGGTATTTAATTAGTGGATTAAGTTAAAATTGGGCTGATTTagtcaaaacaaaacattatttaGTTTTTGAGTTCTAGCTGGAGCTACACACCTCTGTTTTAGGTGTCGTTTATCTCGCTGGATAGCTAATAGATAGGTATATAACTTGAGTCCAAAAcccaatttttctattttgaagttcaaaacttagaaaaaatggagaattCTGAATCTATCTAGAAGTTTATTGCAGCCGAGACCCTATTTTGATTTTCAACGAGTATCTGGAGTTCTAGAAGTCAGAATTAAGCAACCTTATGTGTGTTGGCAATTTGAGAAAGTGATCTAAAGCTTTTATGAAGAGCCCAAATCTAAAATATGTCGTTCTAATGCTCTATATCCATATGGAAGTTGTAAAGCCAAGAATTCCGAATTTTCAGGAGTAAATATGGAGaatatcttttgttttaaaatttgaaaatagaatcGATTTTGAATAGATTGGATGAACTGTATATTTGGAAGGAGggtcttgaaaataaaaatctccagaaaaaaaaataaaaaagaaaaagaagaaagaagaaaagaaatcacTGAAAGAATCCACAAGAAATTCAAATTCGAAATGCGCTAGGGACAGCCTGAATATACTTCAATATTTTGACCGTAACTTCCTACtcacattttttattgatgcgattcttgatgaGTTGGAAAGGTATCAGAATGAGTTACAACTTTGTCATAATaagaatttcaaaattcaaactcatGAAGTACGTACGCGGTTGCCAAGATAAGTCCTAAACGTTAGGCTAAAATCAGAAAAACCTTAGGGTTTCTTTCTAccatatataagcatatcattagaaCGAAATTGGAGAGGAGTTTGAATTTTAGAGTCCAATAGTCCAGACATTAGttattaagtttctttcaaggaggtgGATCTGAAGGGCAGAGGCGAGAGACGCATGCTTCATCAATggactccaacgaagaacactagttttattctttttcttttcaatttcattatgagctaattttattttctagaacttTGTTGTAGTCTAGCAtcgaacacacaatttatattctaaatgattttattttttaatatttccatgattgagtgtttattccgtgttcttaatgcttgtaatttttaactaattattgttcgatctattgaattgTAATGAGACCGagatgtgatttgtgattaaagctctacgattaagcaccattagttgagcagaagtagagatactttatcgtgattagtgtgatttttaagaaaaatccaaagaacttaatggatctccaattaattaaattcacataaagaTATTCAGTTATTAactggagatatttttagtattgttcgagagaaaatattgaatagttaaggaaattttattaataatttgggataattggaattctataatcaggaagaataaattgtgagATTcgttaggtgaaatcaaacgctctagttctattcttattatatttaaaatcctAATTTTAAGGCTCTTTTTCtccagtttaatttagataatctattatttaaatttaaattttctaaatagtaattaatttagtaaatttcagtatTCAATAGAATAATTAATCTATGTGGATTCAACATCTGTTTCTTTGAAATACTTTACTACTTATTATgattttgtgcacttgcagatattttcagCACAACAACAATCTCACTAATTTTACAAAgcacataatttttcttaaattatacaTAGAATGAAATGGCAAgctaaattgaataaattacaCAACAATTACACAAAACAGAAATCAACAAGCAGTACAATCAACATGGCAAGGTAATTGACAGTGAAACAAAGCACATTAGAGTTGcatgtgaaattttttatagaatcaaATGGCAAGCTAGATTGAATAAATTACACAGAAAtgacacaaaacaaaaatcaaataagaCAGCAGAATCACATGGCAAGGTCATTGATAGTGAAATAAACCATTTGATTATGTGAAATTCGTAATAGAAAGGTATGACAAGCTAGATTGAATAAATTAGgcacaaatttcacaaaatagaAATCAAAGAAGTAGTAGAATCAGATGGGTTGGTCATTGATAGTGACACAAAGCATAAGCATGTCAAATTTATAGCACAATGAAATGGCAAGCTAGCTTGAATAGTAGAATGCATATATTTCACAAAACACAAATCAAACAGGCAGTAGAATTAGATGGATTGGTCACTAACAGTGAAACAAAGCATAAGCAAGTCAAATTCGTAGCACACTAAAATGGAAAACTAGATTGAATAGCTGAACACATAAGTTTCACAAAACATAAATCAAAGAAGCAATAGAATCAGATGGGTTGGTCACTGACAGTGAAACAAagcataaacatgtcaaattcaTAGCACACTAAAATGAAAAGTTGGATTGAATAGCAGAACACATATTTCATAAAACACAATTCAAACAAGTAGTAGAAGCAGATGGATTGGTcactaattttacaaaaaatttcctCGAGAAGCTGGTAAAAGGTTGACAAGACAACCTAACATGATATTCATTCTAATTTCTTTCTCCACCTACTTatgttcattattttttctttttgtttttacttttcaacGTACAAATGTACATATATCATGAACCTAGCtgggtttattattatttttctcttattattatcaaaattattatcaaagataacatcataacatgatatttattattaacaattgaAAGggacaaaattaagaaaatgccAATTATTTCGCTCCTGAGAGGCTACATGGTCAAATAGTGCAGGTGAGAAATAATGGCAAGTACCATTTCCCTCCAATTCTGGCAACTTATTTTGATCGATATTGTTgatcctttattaaatgagaaaactTATCATTTTAagaaggatatttttataatttttaaaaattttaaagataaaattatctaaacttacattgcagtccccaaatggaaACAGTACgtaatatttctctttcatgattgagtgtttattctatgttcttaatgcttgcaattttctaactaattattgttcgatttattgaatcgcaatgagaTCAAAATGTGATTTGTAATTAGAACTAtaggattaagcaccattagttgagcgaaaatcgtaattattttataagatcattttaatgctacatacaatgtAATATGTGGTTTTCAtataaacaatgtaatattattttataaacaattttatttaaaaaaattaaatagaatgaGTTTGAATGCTGCATCAAtctttttttcatgaaaaaatattcataacatgtaggttttgattaaaaaaaaaaaaaggtgaaaccCGAAACTCGGGTTCTAGGATTTTAAAAACCGATTTCCTTCTGGGTTTCGGCTCGAGTTTGACCCAGGATAACTTAGTCTGGGTTCCGACCCTGTTTTGAAGCATGGGTTCCCAAGCCAAAACCCGGATGAATAATGTTATTTAACAAAACACCTGACATGTTAAAAGACTCAAAtcatgtttaaataaaaaactcacataatttttctacgtgagttattctatttttaaatcagtttgtaaagtatattattcatattatttaaataataaaatttgatttatgaaatttatattttagaatttatattttaaattaaattaaattattttaatattttaatatatttttacgaCGAGGCGATGTCTTTATGATATAGATTGATGAAGTTCCCCAAACTGGTAAAAGGTCGACAAGACAACCTAACTTTATATTCCTTCTAATTTCTTTCTCCACCTACTTAAGTACATTATAATTATCGGACAGACATTATATATGTACATTTGTacgttattttaaatttttatttaaaatataataaataatttaatttttttaaatcttaaaataataataattttaaaaaaatattctaataatattttattaaatttatctaaaattatattatctcatatcacctcactattttaaattaagaattaaaagggacaaaattaagaaaatgccAGTTATGAGGTCCTGAGAGGCTACATGGTCAAGTAGAGCAGGTGAGAAACAATGGCAAATACCATTtcccacttaaaaaaaaaacaaataacaaaaaaaaacaaaaaaaaaataccatttccCACTTGCCAATCCTGGCAACTTATTTTTATCGATATGATGTTGCAGTCTGCAGATAGGTCAAGGGAGGAAAGGATCAACGCGAGAATTTAGTACGTACTGTCAATTCTAGAAGGGAAATTGAGTTTATGAACCGATCAATGTTGGAGTACTTTGGATCATTCCGAATCCACGTCCTTTGCCgtcacaatatatttctttattatgactatagatattttttgatttaaaatagggtaatgttagatacaaattttaaatagataaattttatgtaaattttttataaaaaaataagttctactaaaaaataatattatttttttaatataaaatttactttttttataaaaaatttgtaccaaaagtatttatttaaaatttgtataaatgaTTCCTAATAAGGACGCAGTTGTTGGTTCTGTTGGGAAgcgattaagtaatgattagtaTCCACCAGCGAAAACTATAGCGTCCATCATGTAcataatacattttattttgacttGGCCAAAACAACACATTAGAACTGCATTAAGTAGTCCATGATCAATTTGGAAGTGGTCGAATTTTGGTTGCGGTTTTCAACATCATGTGTGCAGTTGTTAGAGAAaagatcaacaaaataaaagccTGATTAATTATAACTACTCAAGCTTTACCGTGCAAGCAAAAACATAGACTGGTTCAGTGGCTTTTCCCTCTATAAATAGATCACAAGTTTCCATGCAACGTATCTCTCAACCCTCACCCGACCAATACTACacaaaatttttactaaaagttaGAGACAGCCTCCAACATGATGAAAGGTAGTGTTCTCATGTACCTGCAGCTTGCAACTGTGGCCTTGTTGGCTTTGGCTTGCTCTCTCGCCTTTGCCTCTGACCCTAGTCCTCTTCAAGACTTCTGTGTTGCAGTCGACAAGTACGATTCTGCTGGTATGAACACAGTCTTATTACTACATTCTTTTGGGAATCATTTTAAGCATCTATACTGATTTCCTCATATGTAATTATGCTTGGAGACGATATTAACTGCATAACATGATACTTTCAATTATAATGGAAGTTCAACTGTTCCTTCGTGATAGTAACGAACTTTTTTTTCTACATGCAGTATTTGTGAATGGAAAGTTTTGCAAGGATCCAAAGGATGTCAAAGCTGAAGACTTCTTCCGCCCGGGGTTAAATGTTGCCGGAGACACCTCAGGTCTACAGGGGTCGAATGTCACTGCCGTTACTGTGAATGAATTACCAGGCCTCAACACCCTAGGCATATCCTTGGCTCGCATTGACTTTGCACCATATGGCCAGAATCCTCCACACACACATCCTCGTGGCACTGAAGTTCTATTTGTCTTGGAGGGTACTCTGTACGTTGGTTTTGTCACCTCTAACGGAGATGGAAACCGCCTCTTCACCAAAGTTCTAAATGCTGGAGATGTCTTTGTATTCCCAGTTGGTCTCGTTCACTTCCAGCTCAATATCGGAAAATCCAAAGCCATTGCCTTTGCCGGTCTCAGCAGCCAAAATCCGGGGGTTATCACCATAGCCAATGCAGTCTTCGGATCTGAGCCTCCCATCAATCCTGATGTTCTCACCAAGGCCTTCCAAGTAGACAAGAATCTGGTTGAATATCTTCAGAAACTGTTctgaaaatagaaatatataaaataataaccaCATTAATGAACCATTAATTAAGTACTTCGAATAAACTGAAATTTTCCATTTATGTTTCCTTTATTGTAATttcatttgaataattataatgaaataagaCGGTTCCTTACATACTCTCTCATTTCCTTAATTTCTCTATTTGAGTTGTGGCATGGTACGCTTGATGTAAAAGGAATGAGTATCGTAGTAATTTTgatcaagaaattaatttaCCCGTTATAGTGCATTGATCCGTTAcgttttaattttgtttgttttaggaAAAACAATGGATAGAGGATATGCATTGGCAAATGCcagttcatcttcaaaatttgaagaaatagaaATTGAATCATCTCCATTGGAGTATTCAAATACAAGTAGTTTCAAATATGAGCTACAATATTTCTAAATGTTTCTTTATGTTTGAAGATGTActattcatcttcaaaagtaattttttattctaaaatatcaaaCTCATGGGTATTGTAGTTGCAAAATAggttgatga includes these proteins:
- the LOC109010248 gene encoding germin-like protein subfamily 1 member 13, whose product is MMKGSVLMYLQLATVALLALACSLAFASDPSPLQDFCVAVDKYDSAVFVNGKFCKDPKDVKAEDFFRPGLNVAGDTSGLQGSNVTAVTVNELPGLNTLGISLARIDFAPYGQNPPHTHPRGTEVLFVLEGTLYVGFVTSNGDGNRLFTKVLNAGDVFVFPVGLVHFQLNIGKSKAIAFAGLSSQNPGVITIANAVFGSEPPINPDVLTKAFQVDKNLVEYLQKLF
- the LOC109010249 gene encoding germin-like protein subfamily 1 member 13; this translates as MMKGSVLMYLQLATVALLALACSLAFASDPSPLQDFCVAVDKYDSAVFVNGKFCKDPKDVKAEDFFRPGLNVAGDTSGRQGSNVTAVTVNELPGLNTLGISLARIDFAPYGQNPPHTHPRGTEVLFVLEGTLYVGFVTSNGDGNRLFTKVLNAGDVFVFPVGLVHFQLNIGKSNAIAFAGLSSQNPGVITIADAVFGSEPPINPDVLSKAFQVDKNLVEYLQKLF